The Salvelinus namaycush isolate Seneca chromosome 8, SaNama_1.0, whole genome shotgun sequence genome has a segment encoding these proteins:
- the LOC120052412 gene encoding cyclin-dependent kinase inhibitor 1B-like isoform X4 yields the protein MSDVRLSNGSPTLERTDARLSDHPKPSACRIIFGSPDREELRRDLKGHLQEMEAAASAKWNFDFSSHTPLSNGRFKWELMDCKDIPNFYTRTQRSVKDVCPSGNNNMDLNGNHSCVVVTPRQSDNTERSESQMESKEQCTGRRKRPACHEYPSSQNKRSHSSSNEVTPCPVLTHSVERTPRKASPRTQT from the exons ATGTCAGATGTTCGACTTTCAAATGGGAGCCCGACGTTGGAAAGGACGGATGCTCGGTTGTCGGATCACCCAAAACCGTCAGCCTGCAGAATCATTTTCGGCTCGCCGGATCGCGAAGAGTTAAGGCGGGATTTAAAGGGACATTTGCAAGAGATGGAAGCGGCAGCCTCAGCGAAGTGGAACTTCGATTTTTCAAGCCACACACCTCTATCGAACGGGAGATTCAAATGGGAATTAATGGATTGTAAAGACATTCCAAATTTCTACACCAGAACGCAACGATCAGTGAAAGACGTTTGCCCCTCTGGGAATAACAATATGGATCTAAATGGGAATCATAGTTGTGTGGTGGTGACTCCCCGGCAGTCTGACAACACCGAGAGGTCAGAGAGCCAAATGGAGAGTAAAGAGCAGTGCACCGGGCGGAGAAAAAGACCAGCCTGCCATGAAT ACCCCTCGTCCCAAAATAAAAGGTCACACAGTAGTTCGAATGAAGTTACGCCTTGCCCAGTCTTGACGCATTCCGTAGAACGCACACCCAGGAAAGCCAGTCCCAGGACTCAAACGTGA